Below is a window of Andrena cerasifolii isolate SP2316 chromosome 5, iyAndCera1_principal, whole genome shotgun sequence DNA.
TAATTTCAATCCTATCCGCGCTATCAGAGTATCGTTTTCCTCGCGCTTCCGTATCAGAGAGGATCCTTGAGTCTCGCCTCTGGAATTGGCAATCATGCAAAACCGTGTCACACGCGGAAACGCCTTCGGCTCGATCCTTGAGGACCGCGTATCGCCAGCGGAATACTAAAAAACGAGTCGCGCAGCTCTACAACAATGGATCCACGTGCAATTTTAAATGGACATCGAAGTGGACGCTGCCGAACGAACGGATCACTTTATCTCCGCCAAATCCTACCGTGTTACTCTACAAAGATAGGCGGAACGGCTGGGCGCAGTGTCTGCCCCAAGTGCATTTTCAGATTTCTACGCGCGCTCGGTGTCAGggtttttcttcaaaataaagcaCGAGGTAGTCCACGCGAAATTAACGAATTCATactaatgttaataataattctgccgacttcaaatttcttaaaaaaaaaatgcgaacCCACCCTCTTTGCCCAGTAACATTTCACCACGAGATCTCAGGTCGAAGCTGATCTAAGGTATCCCTGTTCAGACTGCTCCCTTTCAGTGGACCCAGGTGCAATTTTCAGGCACAGTCGAAAGCCGCTGTTTATCGCCCCGCACAGGCCAATTGCTCTTACACAACACGCGAGGGACTTTATTTTACGCGTTCGAGCGGCCGCGACGTGCACCGACGTCGATtagaaaaagaaacagaaaagtCGCTGTAAACGCGAAGCCAGAGATGAACGGATAAGGAGGAGCAAAACAGGTGGATCCGGAGTCGCGTTATGGCTGGCGATTACTCAACGCGCTTCTCGCTTCACCCGAGGGAAGCTGTAATCTTTAATAAGCGATTGACAGCCACGTTCGCCCATTATCAGGCCCGCTGTAATTATGTAATAATGTACCAATGGGGCACGATGGTGAAAGACGCTCGTTGCTGGGACGGGTCCACACGTAGCCCCAGACTGGCGACAGAGTCGATAAGGGAATTTCAGCCGGGCCAATGGAAAAGTCCCCGATTACCAACGTATCTCGTCCATTGTCCATCCATGAATGGGAATTATTCCACGGTGCGCGAGTAACGACAGAAAAGTCTAGCAGGCTGATCGGACGCTTTTGCTGCTGCCTCTGCGTACAGTCTATTTAAGAGCACTGGTTGTTCCCATTCGCGTACAGAGGCTGGCTCCGCGGTTACAATTAGTCCAGTACACGGAAAATTTGCACTTCTGGTCGGCGATAATTGTTATCGCTCTTCCTCCTCGCGTTCGCCCGGTCCCTCAGCAATTGTTTATTGCTCCGATctgatttctttcaatttctcgagaattctcgagaattctcgacaAGTAtcatctgatttctgatttctcgagaaacaaaaaaatatcgagaaatctgaagcgttctctttttaatgcgaagtcaaagcaataattttataaacatttttttctaattcactCCAAGTTGGTAAACTCGGAGCTGCGGTCTTCTAGCTGCAAGGCCCTGACTATACGCTTTAAAAGTGCCTGATCGCGATGGGGGTTGGTAGAGTTTGGTGGGGTGGCGTAACGAGGGAAGTTAGACGGATATTCTGTTGCGGTTTCAGCGAACCTGTGCACGGTGGCCGCCGGCGCGATGTTAGGCTGGACGAGTCCCGTGCTACCGAAGCTGCAGAACCACCTGGAGGACAACCCTCTCGGTAGGAAGATCACCGCGGACGAGAACACTTGGATCGGTTCTCTGGTTGCTGTGGGGGCGGTGATTGGCAGTTTCGTTGCTGGCTACCTGGCGGAGAGGTAAAGAGAAAGAACGACAGAGTAGTCGCTTCGTTTCGAAGACTCCTCGTCAACCACCCGAAAAAGCTCCCCTGCGATCCTTTCGATTCCTACCCTTAGTTCTATTAACCACAACGATTATTCACAATTAAACGCAGATGGGGCAGGAAAAAGACGCTGCTGTCCTCCGTGGTGCCGTTCATGATCGGCTGGGCCCTGGTCGCCTCGGCGCAGGTCGTGGCCCAATTATACGCGGCGCGTTTGATCTTCGGTTTCGCTATGGCGTTCGCCTTCACGGTCGTACCCATGTACTGTGGCGAGATCGCCGAGGTAAACTTCTCGTTCCTCTGCACCAGCGGTTGCGAACCGCCGAACGACAATCGATCCACCATCCAATTTTATATTTCGCGTGGCACAGGTATCGGTGAGAGGAGCCCTGGGCTCGTTCCTGCAGCTGTTCATCACCGTAGGCTTGCTCTACTCCTACGTGATCGGCCCGTACGTGTCCTACTTGGTCCTCTGGATCCTCTGCGCCATCCTGCCTATTCTATTCTTCGTCTGCTTCATAACGATGCCGGAATCTCCGTACTACCTGCTGAAGATCGGTCAGAGGGAGGAAGCCGTCGCCGCGCTGGCCAGGCTGCGAAGCAAGTCCCCAGCCAGCGTGCAGAAGGAGGCTGACGAGATGCAGGTAAGATCTAAGATCGAAGCGTGTACTTCTCTGATGGAGTTGAGCGGTGACATCGCGCGATCGGGATCGCGAGATTCGCGCTATTAAAGGGACAGCACGTAACGCGGGGCGTAATGGGAAGCCAGTTCGCCGGGCTATCGTCTCCGGCGCTATCTTCGGACGATAGGAGCTATTTCGACGCGATCGCGCGACCAGAATAACCCTCGTTTAATCGCGCCAATGTCCAGGCGGAAGGACGTTGGGCTCTATCTTCGCAGCGAGGGATATCGAGCCATTCGAACGAGATCCGAAGTTCGGGAGCGTTGGGTGGCGATGAGAATCGCGTCTCTTCGAATCTGAATCGTTTCGGAAGTcttaatagatgctgcaagcctGACGAGTCTCTTCGTGGAGAGTAAGGGGGACCAGGGCTAGTTTATACGTTATtcggttttgaatttttttaatttttgtttgaatcaattacttaataacaaatatgctaaaactagcgagatattagcgtgactgcttcgtgtttattagaattaacatcttttaaggaaattaagtatttttaaaaaaggttaatttcttcataatatttcggaaaagataacattctctcctttggaagatttactttccctccagcgcaacatataccaggcgcttccgtctagagtatccaggaataacgtgttaaaatttgaggaagatcggttcgatagatcTTGAGTTTtccgcgaacataaaaatcggctctctctatttatataatagtagggtaaatgacccaattactgacacctaaccaattactgacacctaaagctattttacttaaaacaacgaataaataaactatagtacataatctatagtatagattataggttgaattacataattctttttgcgcatgactttacaacgtttatttattcgttgttttaagtaaaatagcttaaggtggcagtaattggttaggtgtcagcaattgggtcctttaccctatagaCATAGATATACTtaggtccttcctctttaataattatataGTAAGCGAGAACTCGAGAAAATACATAagaaataactgaaaaaatgttatttggacgaaggcaaaatgtatgaatttaccccactgcggggcaggttgatacatcTGCAAAATATCCGTtgattcgtctgtatcaacctgcccctgtatcaactacccCCGGTCCCCCCTACACGTGCCCGTGCATGTGCGCGTGTTAAGGACACTTTCCATTGGCGAGTTGTTCGGCGTCGAAGCAACGTGCCGAGGCTATTGGAGTGCGCAAACGTTTATCGACCTAAAACGTCGGGCAATAAGAGGCTGGCGATAAGCAACGATTCCCTTAAATGTCGGAATTTCACCAAAAAGTGCGCTTGGTAAACGGCAATCTGTGGACGATAAAACGGCGATCGTAAAGTTTCGAACGGGGCATTGGTATCGGGACTATCGGCCGTTCGGGTCACGTACGATGAACGAGGCCGGGGGTAAGGTCGTTCCTTGATCCGCCAATGGTAGCGGCGATCCATCAACGTGCCTCTTCGCTGCTGAATCGCGCGCTAGTGACTCACGTGCGCGGCTACGCGTCCTCCTTGTCAAGTGTCCCGCGCTCAATCCTCCGCTTTCCTAAACTTGACTCAATCGGACCTCCCTCTCGAATCTTTACGGACCATCTAATAGgttgcgccgaaatggcacatgttctacacatcctgtaattttttcaagtcgatccgaacctccgttcattcgcaaatacGGCAAAACCACGAGAGAAAATGACTCGAGCAAaaggcgtttaaagtttctgggcaaaggcgacgctataagttACCGCTTGACCTATTTAGCTGCCAagtcaacaattttgcgaattttaatataaaccaagcggcattttattcagagaaGACAGTACTTTCGGAGAATGCAATAGAAAATTGATTCttcgactgcctagttcccttaaGGCCTGACGCAAGGATAGCCTCGGGGATCCTAAGATCATTCGCGTGCCTTTTGACGaggattataatttttaaatctctTATTCGTTGCAATCGATGTTCCCGTTTGCTTGCAGGCGGCCGTGGAGGAGGCTTTCAGAAACGAAGCCAGCATCTCAGATCTGTTCACAGTGAAGGCGAACTTCAAGGCCCTGCTCTTCACGTCCCTCCTCGCCATGTTCCAGCAGCTGAGTGGCATAAACGTGGTCCTCTTTTACATGGAATCGATCTTCATCAGCGCGGGCACGTCGCTGTCGACCTCGGTCGCGACCATCATCGTCGGTATCGTTCAGGTGGTCGCCTCTGGCGTCACGCCCGTGGTCGTTGACAGGCTTGGCAGGAAGTTACTGCTGGTGTTCTCCGGTGTCGGGGAAATCGTCACTCTGGTGAGTAGAAAATAGATCTTTCTCTTCCCTTCCAAGATCTCTCAGTCGACACTTCCACAGTCAGCGGATTACGTTATAGAAGATCGTAAGTTGAGGCCTAGGTCGTGTGGATTTTAATCAGATCAACGAGCGAATGGGTCAATCGAAGAGCAGTAGTAAATAGAGTCTTCGAACTTCCATTTTTTAAAGCacaacacgagctgcaacgtgACAATGTCTCCTCACTGCAATCAAACGATCAGAGTTCAGAGTATTTGCCACAATAAAGATGGCAATGAAAGCTGTTTTTCTCCATCcaacgaaaagaaaaagaaacacctTGCGTCGGTTTCGCAGCGACCGGCTCGGGAAGTTTGATTGGCGATCGGTGAACTGGAACACGATTACGAGTACTTCGTCTATTATCGGCAGGAATCAGTAAACGAAAACGGAGATTGGTGATACAAATAGTGGCTGTTTTCAAGCCACACGCTGAGAGAACATAGCAGCGACACGTGTCGATTGATTCGCAGCTCTCGGATCCTGCCGAAGGTGCAACGGCAGCGATACGTCGCAGTTAATAACTTCATAAAGATCGCATCTCACGCTCGGGAACGCCGTTTAATGACAGCCGGCTTTAGCTTGCTCTTCGTCAACATCGAGGACTGTGCATTTGAAACGCTAAACGCTACTGCTAACGTCGAGCCACGCTTTTGTTTCCGGAGCCGCGTGCTCCCAGAGGACAGCCGAGTCTACGTTGCTCGTGATTTTTTCGTCAACGTCGCAGTTGCATTTTTTTCGACCTCTGTTACCTAACGAAGTTACGTGACATTCAGGAAACACCTGCCCGTCGATTCCGTCCATTCGACGCGCCGCATTACTGCATCGCGTCGCAGAGATTCGCGGGAGGGGCGAGGGTTAAGGTCGCACCCGCGCGGACACGTAATTCGGTGTTCAAGGGCTGAAAAGAACTTAATTTTCCGGGAATTGAAAAGGAAGCGAGCATTGCACGTATCAGCTTGCGCGTTTGTGGCTTTATTCTATCAACCTttgagactataaaaaaatttgtaagtaaaaatatccatttatagcggGAATAGGAGCACCGCGAATTCTTTCGGATGCCAGACCTGATATCAGCAATTGTAGTTATCTCAAACACAAGATTCCGCCCCCCGAAATTCGACCCCTCGATCGAGTCTTGCCGCTGTAACGGAGCTCGCATTCGTGTTCGATCATCGACGATGGAAAAACATGGAATTTCGcgaagaataattaatttctttttaaatctaCCGCGTTGCCAAGATCGCTGGCTTAAAAGATCGAGGCAATTACCTTCTCAAGTTATTCTACAATCTGCAAGTGACCTCCCTACAAAATGTAACGGCTTTAAAATTACCACCTCGCGGAATTCGACTGCGCCTAAATTACTTGGGAAATCTAAATTACTTTGCGGCAATTAGCGCGATCGTAGACAAGTGGACGACGTCAGAGTGAGTTGCACATACCTCCATTCCTTATCGCGATCATCGCCGCGATATACCTGACGACAGGGGTTACCTAATTCGGTCCACGAATGCGAAGGGTCTTTAGCATATTAGGTAGGTACGGCGAAGAACGAAACCCCCGCGCAATGCCGCCCAAGTGTCGCCCATGGCTCGAGTTTCGTGGCTATTTCGCAACGCCCGCGAGCATATCGATCGTGGCCTTGCGGCGGCTATTCAAATCGATTTATGTAACCTCTCGAACGGGACGGCGGCTCGTCTGTGCGCACGGATGCACCGCTCCTGATGCACCGCATTCCATCGACGGCGCAGCACGCTCGCGGATGCGCCGAGGTCGTTTCCTCGCGACCTTCCTCCGCCTTTTTCGCGCCCGTACCGATTAGGAATTTGCCACTCGGATCCACCTTGAATTCTCTCAAGCTTGTTCCAAAGCACGACCCGATCGGTGCCGTCATCGTCCGCGCACGTTGCCCGTGACGTCAAGATCGCTTCGCAACGAAGTTCGCCAGGTATTCCCCATGAATTTTCGCCTTcgaactagggctgggactattcgaataatttgatattcgaatattttacaagtattcgagtgctacgaataaacttcgaatatttgagtattcgaatgttattattcgaatactattcgaatagtatggtgtgaagtgggtcaaaattagcttacaagatttcaccctgacaaatcaacctaaagaatttgatttataattcacaccatactattcgaatacgtcagtattcgaatacttaaatatacgaatagtattcgaaaccttggatattcgaatacttaaatattcgaatagcatttgaatccttggatattcgaatactcaaatattcgaatagtattcgaatccttggatattcgaatactttaatattcgaatagtattcgaatactttaatattcgaatagtattcgaatccttggatattcgaatacttaattattcgagtagtattcgaatccttggatattcgaatacttaaatatagtattaaatacttaaatagtattcgaatacttaaatattcgaatagtattcgaatccttggatattcgaatagtattagaATCCTTggatattcaaatacttaaatattcgaatagtattcgaatccttggtaattcgaatacttaaatattcgaatagtattcgagtccttgataattcgaatacttaaatattcgaatagtattcgaatcctaggatattcgaatacacagatattcgaatagtattcgaatccttggatattcgaatcatAATCGCCGAATAAtcgagcaactgaagtattcgaatattcgaataccgaaaaattcgacaaatagtcccagccgtACTCCGAACAGCTGACCGACTTAGCCTGGGGCTTCCCAGTGATTGCGGAGGGGAATGTGCGCGCTGCTCGAAATAATTGTTGCGCTTCTGGACGCCAATGTGGAAGCACATGCCCGGGGAAGGGAAATCCTTTTTAATTATATGGTTCGGAATCACGGGATGACGCAAGAGCCTTGGCACGCGGACGATGCTGTACATCAGGCCGCGATACTTGAGCGATTTCTATCAATCTACCGAAAGTTCGGCGTGGAAACGATCGCCGACCATGCACCGGAAGGTGCATTTCGTTATAGATTCGATTAAAAGCAACGCTGCAGTCGAACGCTGTCAGGGACGGCGTGAGTTGCGTGGAACGTGAGGAATATCCCACACTTGAGATTCCGCTGTGCGTGCAATTCTATATTCGGGAGTTTGGGAGGCATTTTACCagtttttatttcttgtttcggCCACCGCTGTCTTTTAAGCggttgaaattttatttctcagGGTGCACTCCCTCCCAGCCCCTACGACTCCACACTCGGGAATATTTCGCTCCGTCGATCCCGAACACTTTGCTCCTTATTATCGAAGGGATCTGCGAAAAGCGCGTCACTGGACAAAAAGATTTCCGTAAAGAGCGGAGCGTGCACGATCCATCGCCGACACGGAAATCGCCGCGGCAGAGTGACTTCACGCATCTGGAATCGTGAGGTCGCGGTTTAATTGTCCGTCGCAGATTGTTGCACCGATCCGTGGCCGTAATCAATGTCAATGTCTCGTTACGTGTAGGCGGAGGAGCGTTGCATCTTCCCGCAGCCCCGCCTGTTATCTAAATTCCATTAACCACGTGTGCAGAGCGATGGGGGGAGTGGGGCCagaggggaggaaaaaaaaaatagtgtatCGACTGGCGTCTCGCGCTGTCGACGAGACGTCGTTCCCGCGGAATGCGGTTAATTGCCATTCGCGCGAGCTAATTTTGTAATTCATCGATCGATCGAACGGCGATGATGCTTTTGTCGCTCGCGGATCGCGCGAGGCGCGCGACCAATCAATTACGCTCGCAGCTCGACACGGGATTATGGACACCATGGAAAATGCGGGGAcgacgaatttttttatttatttatttatttgtttatacgcAGGTGGGCAGTCTTTGGTAAGAGGTAAAATATACATGAACAG
It encodes the following:
- the LOC143369205 gene encoding solute carrier family 2, facilitated glucose transporter member 8, translating into MAPTRGHHEEIEGRYKAYAYSPVPVSSSSAVYSSTTLGKRPGENGFNSAKYYSLNGAHDDYRDSDMTEKGSTTLQYVAASAANLCTVAAGAMLGWTSPVLPKLQNHLEDNPLGRKITADENTWIGSLVAVGAVIGSFVAGYLAERWGRKKTLLSSVVPFMIGWALVASAQVVAQLYAARLIFGFAMAFAFTVVPMYCGEIAEVSVRGALGSFLQLFITVGLLYSYVIGPYVSYLVLWILCAILPILFFVCFITMPESPYYLLKIGQREEAVAALARLRSKSPASVQKEADEMQAAVEEAFRNEASISDLFTVKANFKALLFTSLLAMFQQLSGINVVLFYMESIFISAGTSLSTSVATIIVGIVQVVASGVTPVVVDRLGRKLLLVFSGVGEIVTLGALGIYFFLQDYMKSDVSSISILPVIALVVFISTYCVGWGPLPWTVMGEMFSSNVKSKASGITVCMCWLLAFFITKFSSNLQDAFGAYTLYWVFMVFCVISVLFTVMILPETKGKSLQQIQDELNGVSSSMDEFQAAIKQ